The following proteins are encoded in a genomic region of Vulpes vulpes isolate BD-2025 chromosome X, VulVul3, whole genome shotgun sequence:
- the LOC112929965 gene encoding non-selective voltage-gated ion channel VDAC3-like, producing MCNALTYRDLGKTAKDVFNEGYRFRIVKRDLRAALRDLRTKSCSRVELSTSSHAYTDTGKASPNLETKYKVCNYRLTFTQKWNTDNTPATKISLENKLTEELKQTLDTIFVPNTGKKSGKLKASYKRDCFSLGSNNVGRDFSGSSIYGWAVLAFEGWLAGYQMSFDTAKSKLSQNNFALGYKAADFQLHTHVNDDTEFGESVY from the exons ATGTGTAATGCACTGACTTACCGTGACCTAGGAAAGACCGCCAAGGATGTCTTCAATGAAGGATATAGATTTAGAATAGTCAAAAGAGatctgagggcagccctg agagatctgaGAACCAAGTCTTGTAGTAGAGTGGAACTTTCTACTTCTAGTCATGCTTACACTGATACAGGGAAAGCATCACCCAACCTAGAGACCAAATATAAGGTCTGTAACTACAGACTTACCTTCACCCAGAAATGGAACACAGATAATACTCCTGCGACAAAAATATCTTTGGAGAATAAGTTGACTGAAGAGTTGAAACAAACTCTTGATACTATATTTGTACCAAACACAGGAAAGAAGAGTGGAAAATTGAAGGCCTCCTATAAACGAGATTGTTTCAGTCTTGGCAGTAACAACGTTGGTAGAGATTTTTCTGGATCATCCATCTATGGCTGGGCTGTGTTAGCCTTTGAAGGCTGGCTTGCTGGCTATCAGATGAGTTTTGACACAGCCAAATCCAAACTGTCACAGAACAATTTTGCCCTGGGTTACAAGGCTGCAGACTTCCAGCTGCACACTCATGTGAATGATGACACTGAATTTGGAGAGTCTGTCTATTAG